The Thermotoga sp. Ku-13t DNA segment GATGCTCGATCAGTGTGAAGGATGTCTGCTGTTTCGCCTGTTCAAAATACCGCGAGTCGGTGATTATAAACTGATTCTCTTTCGTGATCACGAGAAAGCTCAGAGAGCCAGTGAAGCCAGACAGATACATCGTGGTTGGTCGGGAAGAATATTCAACATTGCATACGAGCGCGGCATCTATCCCCTCTTTTTCCAGCGCTTCGACGAATTTCTTGACTCTCTCCACTTTCGATCACCTCCACGCTTTGATTGTACAATATCGAACGAGGTGAAAGTCTTCATGAGCCAGGTCGAAAAGATCGTCAGCACAATAGTGAACCTGTTCCCGCGTGAAAAGTTTTCTTCTGATCCTTTCAGGATCCTCATCTGCACTATTCTCAGCCAGCGTACCAGGGATGAAAACACGGAAAAGGCATGTGCGAAACTCTTCGCGCGTTACTCAGACGCGTACGAACTCGCAGAAGCTGATCCAGAGGACCTTTACGAGCTCATCAGAGAGAGCGGTATGTACAGACAGAAAGCCGAAAGGATCGTACGGGTGGCGAGAACCATCGTTGAGAGATTCGGTGGCAAGGTACCGGACAACCTGGAGGAGTTGCTTCAGCTTCCGGGTGTTGGAAGAAAAACTGCGAACATAGTTCTGTACCATGCTTTCAACCAGCCAGCGATAGCCGTGGACACACACGTGCACAGGATCTCGAACCG contains these protein-coding regions:
- the nth gene encoding endonuclease III, whose translation is MSQVEKIVSTIVNLFPREKFSSDPFRILICTILSQRTRDENTEKACAKLFARYSDAYELAEADPEDLYELIRESGMYRQKAERIVRVARTIVERFGGKVPDNLEELLQLPGVGRKTANIVLYHAFNQPAIAVDTHVHRISNRLGLVKSKKPEETEEHLMRIVPKDLWGPLNGSMVEFGRRICLPIKPKCEVCPLNGDCEYFLQKRR